The sequence below is a genomic window from Microbacterium sp. SORGH_AS_0888.
GGCTGCTCTTCGTCGCGGTGCTCGTCAGCGGGCTCACGCTCGTGGGGGCGCCCGCGTGGGTCGGGCAGGTCTTCAATGGTGCGGCGCTCCTGATCGCGGTAGCCTTCGCGAGACTCGCACGAGCGCGCGGAAGCGCCGCGCGACGCTGAGGGAGGGATGCGGTGAGCACGGTCGGCAGCGGAGCCGACGCCCGATCGGAACGGCTGATGTTCGGCTGGCTCCAGTCCGGCGGCGAGAACTTCGATCGCGCCGTCGACACGAGCGACGCGATCATCGTCTCGACCCGCGACGGCACCGAGCCTCGGATGGGGCCCCGCCACCAGCTCGGCACGCTGGAGATCGCGATGATCACCTCCGGCGGCGTCGACGTCGAGCCGCTGCCCGCCGCCCGTCACTGGCGGGGCGTCGTGCTGGGCTACCTCGCCGCCGGCTCCCTCCGGGTGTCCCAGGAGGGCCGCGCGGTCGATCTCGCGGCCGGCGACTTCGTGTTCTACACGAGTGCGCAGCGCTACCGCATCACGGCGCCGGGCCATCACGAATACCTCGTCGTCCGCATCCCGACCTCGGCGATCGCGCTCCGGCACAGCATGTTCACCGACGTGATCGCCACCGATCTGTCCGCTGTCCCCTCCGCGCCCCTCCTGCGCGCCGTGCTCGCGAGCCTCGCGCAGCCCGACTTCCGCCCGAGCCCGGCGGCGGGCGCGCACATCGCCGACGCGCTCGTCGCCGCGGCCCACGCCGTCGTCGCCGACGCACGCCACCCCGGGTCCGCGACGGTCATGTCGCT
It includes:
- a CDS encoding helix-turn-helix domain-containing protein — encoded protein: MSTVGSGADARSERLMFGWLQSGGENFDRAVDTSDAIIVSTRDGTEPRMGPRHQLGTLEIAMITSGGVDVEPLPAARHWRGVVLGYLAAGSLRVSQEGRAVDLAAGDFVFYTSAQRYRITAPGHHEYLVVRIPTSAIALRHSMFTDVIATDLSAVPSAPLLRAVLASLAQPDFRPSPAAGAHIADALVAAAHAVVADARHPGSATVMSLFHAFLLWIEEHLTDDEVSADAIASAHFLSTRYVRRVFAAHGATVSAVVRQRRLERIRTELLDPQQVRVPIGEIASRWGMRDAAVFSRAFAQQFGVSPRRYRALHLHQGESRLASA